A window from Bdellovibrionales bacterium encodes these proteins:
- a CDS encoding ketoacyl-ACP synthase III — protein sequence MNLSFEAKISGVGSYLPPQTLSNADLEKIVDTTDAWIIERTGIQQRHVCPPEEATSDLAYRAALMALDRAGLEANDLDAIIVATVTPDQPLPSTACFLQNRLGCRQIMAFDLTAACSGFLYAMNIAHDFIRAGSAKHVLIVGAETLTRLVNYEDRGSCILFGDGAGAAVISQTQHQDAGSQILSSKMLSSGDFTSMLQVPAGASRHPVSVSNIENKRHLIEMQGREVFKTAVQFLRDTCAEALEKAQLTVDEIDYFFIHQANLRIIEAVAKQLKIPAEKIPTNIADVGNTSSASIPILLTEKIEDGTLKRGHTVLLAAFGAGLTSGATVLRY from the coding sequence ATGAATCTGTCTTTCGAAGCAAAAATTTCTGGCGTGGGGTCTTACCTTCCACCGCAAACTCTGAGCAATGCTGATCTTGAAAAAATCGTCGATACCACTGATGCCTGGATTATTGAGCGCACGGGTATTCAGCAGCGTCACGTCTGCCCTCCCGAAGAGGCAACTTCGGATCTCGCGTACCGTGCGGCACTAATGGCGCTGGATCGCGCCGGCCTTGAAGCAAACGATCTCGATGCGATCATCGTTGCGACGGTGACTCCGGATCAACCGCTTCCGAGCACTGCGTGCTTTTTGCAGAATCGCCTTGGCTGTCGCCAAATCATGGCATTTGACCTCACCGCCGCTTGTTCGGGTTTTTTGTATGCAATGAATATCGCGCATGACTTCATTCGCGCAGGCAGCGCCAAGCATGTTTTGATTGTCGGCGCTGAAACGCTGACTCGCTTAGTGAACTATGAAGACCGCGGTTCTTGCATTTTGTTTGGTGACGGCGCCGGAGCTGCGGTGATTTCTCAGACTCAGCATCAAGATGCGGGTTCACAGATTCTTTCTTCGAAAATGCTGAGCAGTGGAGATTTCACTTCGATGCTGCAAGTTCCAGCGGGAGCTTCACGCCACCCGGTTTCGGTTTCAAATATCGAAAACAAGCGTCACCTTATTGAGATGCAAGGACGCGAAGTTTTTAAAACGGCCGTGCAGTTCTTGCGCGACACGTGTGCGGAGGCGCTTGAAAAAGCCCAGCTTACAGTGGATGAAATCGACTACTTCTTTATCCATCAGGCAAACCTAAGAATTATTGAAGCCGTTGCCAAACAACTAAAAATTCCTGCAGAAAAAATTCCGACAAACATTGCCGATGTTGGCAACACCTCGAGCGCGTCGATTCCGATTTTGCTCACTGAAAAAATCGAAGACGGGACTCTGAAACGCGGCCACACGGTTTTGCTTGCGGCGTTCGGGGCAGGTCTCACGAGCGGGGCCACGGTCCTTCGTTACTAG
- a CDS encoding acyl-CoA dehydrogenase family protein, which yields MSEFFQEAPQLKNQYTEDRLLQAYLHWRIPAQIMSNLTPHLKHLGQRVVSEMLEWADEAERNPPKHIPYDPWGRRIDDIETCQGWKSLERVAAEEGIIAAGYERKYAEYSRIYQMALLYLYHPSSAIYSCPLAMTDGAARAIELYGDDYLKNKAYKHLTSRDPNSFWTSGQWMTERTGGSDVSGTSTIAKKVGDHYELHGTKWFTSATTSQMAMTLARIEGSDPGSRGLSLFYLELRNDKNELNKIMVHRLKDKLGTKPLPTAELSLQGTPARLVGGEGGGVKKIASLFNITRVYNSICSIGHMRRGLALAKDYSTRRVAFGKKIIDHALHVETLMDQYVDYAASFHIVMRAVELLGKEENGKATPEESALLRLLTPVIKLFAGKRVMSVTSEVMEVFGGAGYVEDTKMPRMLRDAQVFSIWEGTTNVLSLDVLRAIEKENAFVPFMKEIGMRLQHIMKEPMAGQQLKGEVLAIEKALKDLEAYFHKVISAGPAGLEDLQTGARYFAYSLGNIFSATLMTEFALHTKDLRDIETARRWCTRTPLFVVPETSSSHRFSNAEIIKGL from the coding sequence ATGTCTGAATTCTTTCAAGAAGCTCCGCAGTTGAAAAATCAGTATACGGAAGATCGTTTGCTACAAGCTTATTTGCACTGGAGAATTCCGGCGCAAATTATGTCAAATCTCACGCCTCACTTGAAGCACCTCGGGCAACGAGTGGTGTCTGAGATGCTCGAATGGGCCGACGAAGCCGAGCGCAATCCGCCAAAGCATATTCCGTATGATCCATGGGGCCGCCGTATCGACGACATCGAAACTTGTCAGGGCTGGAAGAGCCTTGAAAGAGTCGCCGCTGAAGAGGGAATCATTGCTGCAGGCTATGAGCGTAAATACGCTGAATACTCCCGCATCTATCAAATGGCGTTGCTCTATCTTTATCATCCGTCATCGGCGATTTACTCTTGCCCGTTGGCAATGACTGATGGGGCGGCTCGCGCAATTGAACTCTATGGTGACGACTATTTAAAAAACAAAGCTTACAAGCATCTCACAAGCCGTGATCCAAACAGCTTTTGGACATCAGGCCAATGGATGACAGAAAGAACCGGAGGCTCTGACGTCAGCGGCACTTCGACAATCGCAAAAAAAGTCGGTGATCATTACGAGCTTCATGGCACGAAATGGTTTACTTCTGCGACGACTTCGCAAATGGCGATGACTTTGGCGCGTATCGAAGGCTCTGATCCGGGAAGCCGTGGTTTAAGTCTTTTCTATCTCGAGCTTCGCAATGACAAAAATGAACTCAACAAAATAATGGTCCATCGCTTGAAAGACAAGCTCGGCACCAAACCACTGCCCACCGCAGAACTCAGCCTTCAAGGAACTCCGGCTCGTCTTGTCGGCGGAGAAGGTGGCGGCGTTAAAAAAATCGCAAGCTTATTCAATATTACCCGTGTGTATAACTCAATCTGTTCGATCGGCCATATGCGCCGGGGCCTTGCTTTGGCGAAGGACTATTCCACTCGTCGTGTGGCCTTCGGTAAAAAGATCATCGATCATGCACTTCACGTTGAAACGCTGATGGACCAGTACGTGGATTATGCAGCCAGCTTTCACATCGTGATGAGAGCGGTTGAGCTTCTCGGTAAAGAAGAAAACGGTAAGGCCACTCCGGAAGAAAGCGCCTTGCTTCGGTTGCTGACTCCGGTGATTAAGTTGTTTGCGGGAAAAAGGGTCATGTCGGTCACTAGTGAAGTGATGGAGGTTTTCGGCGGTGCGGGTTATGTCGAAGACACCAAAATGCCTCGCATGCTTCGTGACGCTCAGGTGTTTTCAATCTGGGAAGGAACAACCAACGTCCTCAGTCTTGATGTTCTTCGCGCCATCGAGAAGGAAAATGCCTTTGTGCCTTTCATGAAAGAAATCGGCATGCGTTTGCAACACATCATGAAAGAGCCTATGGCCGGGCAGCAGCTCAAAGGCGAAGTTCTGGCCATTGAAAAAGCACTCAAAGACCTTGAGGCTTATTTTCATAAGGTGATTTCAGCCGGCCCCGCGGGGTTGGAGGATCTGCAGACAGGCGCCCGTTACTTTGCCTATAGCCTCGGGAATATTTTCTCGGCGACTTTGATGACGGAGTTTGCACTGCACACGAAGGATCTGCGCGATATTGAAACCGCGCGCCGCTGGTGCACGCGGACGCCGCTGTTTGTGGTGCCTGAGACTTCTTCAAGCCACCGCTTCTCGAACGCGGAAATTATCAAAGGTTTGTAA
- a CDS encoding transporter substrate-binding domain-containing protein produces MKALLLFLTTIMLLPAAPAAESIHISLAAQESFVALPVIIDLKEFITNALKKENIVVTFVPLPVTRGTSLADKGELDGEMIRDKESIEGFSNLITSTHPLAVVHFKAVYLKSNTKFKHENMKDFRCGTLLNNRQVQAKLEADKIKCLEFKSPMQTFQLVKAGRIDYVLLANEIIDGFFERNPSWKEIYVIDEKPYTDMRLYLVLNKKRADLIPVIEKALRAAIKSELPKYKRLQQGINKNF; encoded by the coding sequence GTGAAAGCATTGCTTCTATTCCTGACGACCATCATGTTGCTTCCTGCGGCCCCTGCGGCTGAGTCGATTCACATTTCTCTGGCGGCCCAGGAAAGCTTTGTTGCGCTCCCGGTCATTATCGACCTCAAAGAATTCATCACCAATGCACTCAAGAAAGAAAATATCGTTGTGACCTTTGTCCCGCTGCCGGTCACTCGCGGAACCAGTTTAGCGGACAAAGGCGAACTCGATGGAGAAATGATTCGTGATAAGGAGTCGATTGAAGGCTTCTCAAATCTCATCACCAGCACTCACCCTTTAGCCGTCGTTCACTTTAAGGCCGTCTATCTCAAGAGTAATACGAAATTTAAGCATGAAAACATGAAAGACTTCCGCTGCGGTACTTTGCTGAATAATCGTCAGGTACAGGCGAAGCTAGAAGCCGACAAAATCAAATGTCTGGAATTCAAAAGCCCAATGCAAACATTTCAACTCGTGAAAGCAGGACGGATAGATTATGTGCTCCTCGCGAATGAAATCATCGATGGATTTTTTGAGAGAAACCCAAGCTGGAAAGAAATTTATGTTATCGATGAAAAACCCTACACCGACATGCGGCTTTATCTCGTGCTAAATAAAAAACGTGCCGATTTGATCCCGGTGATTGAAAAGGCGCTCAGGGCCGCCATTAAAAGTGAACTACCTAAATATAAGCGCCTACAACAGGGAATTAATAAGAATTTCTAG
- the rpoN gene encoding RNA polymerase factor sigma-54 encodes MNLSQSLVITPQLQQAIKLLQMSRMELESAVRSELEENPILEEAEVLKEEDLQRTKDAATEVDGGSAEVVDNNTQDPQKQDEFEWESYFEQNQKPPQSGMAGSEEIMNYENAISASQTLHDHLYWQVKMNGFSEHEEKVADLLLNFMDDDGYIKTPLEQIAAEEKLDIADLEDTLSLIHEFDPPGVGARDLKECLLIQAKHLEEDTQDLVTLINNHLKDLEKKNYDAIAKAMGRDIEEVVEMCKIIYSMDPKPGRAFVSNETQYVTPDVYVYKVGEDFVVSLNEDGLPRLKISNFYKNVLKSGDKKSEDKTHDYIQEKLRSAVWLIKSIHQRQRTIYKVAESIVKHQREFFEKGAAFLKPMILRDIANDIGMHESTVSRVTTAKYVHTPQGIYELKYFFNSGISSSDGDALASESVKLKIKDLVAKEDPKNPLSDQKIVEMLKVEGIQIARRTVAKYRDMLKILPSSQRKKFF; translated from the coding sequence ATGAACTTAAGCCAATCCTTGGTGATCACACCGCAGCTGCAACAGGCTATTAAACTGTTGCAGATGTCGCGTATGGAGCTTGAGTCCGCAGTTCGTTCTGAGCTCGAAGAGAACCCGATTCTCGAAGAAGCTGAAGTTCTAAAAGAAGAGGATCTGCAAAGAACCAAAGATGCTGCGACCGAAGTAGATGGTGGCAGTGCTGAAGTGGTGGATAACAACACCCAAGACCCGCAAAAACAAGATGAGTTCGAATGGGAAAGCTATTTCGAGCAGAATCAAAAGCCTCCGCAGTCGGGCATGGCTGGCAGTGAAGAGATTATGAACTATGAGAATGCGATTTCCGCGTCTCAGACGTTGCATGATCATCTCTATTGGCAGGTCAAAATGAATGGCTTCAGCGAGCACGAAGAAAAAGTCGCTGACTTGTTGTTGAACTTCATGGACGACGATGGCTATATCAAAACTCCGCTTGAGCAAATTGCAGCTGAAGAAAAGCTCGATATCGCTGACCTCGAAGATACATTGAGCCTCATTCACGAGTTCGATCCTCCGGGGGTTGGTGCCCGTGACCTCAAAGAGTGCTTGCTGATTCAGGCGAAGCACCTTGAAGAGGACACTCAAGATCTTGTGACTTTGATTAATAATCACCTGAAAGATCTCGAAAAGAAAAACTACGATGCGATTGCGAAAGCAATGGGCCGAGATATCGAAGAAGTGGTTGAGATGTGTAAGATCATCTACTCCATGGATCCGAAGCCGGGCCGCGCCTTCGTCAGTAACGAGACCCAGTATGTAACTCCGGACGTTTATGTCTATAAAGTCGGTGAAGACTTCGTTGTTTCTTTGAACGAAGACGGTCTCCCACGGCTAAAGATTTCAAATTTCTATAAAAACGTTTTAAAATCGGGCGATAAAAAGTCTGAAGATAAGACCCATGACTATATCCAAGAAAAGCTTCGTTCTGCGGTTTGGTTGATCAAGTCGATCCATCAAAGACAAAGAACGATCTACAAAGTGGCTGAAAGTATCGTGAAGCATCAACGCGAGTTCTTTGAAAAAGGCGCGGCATTCTTGAAGCCGATGATCCTCAGAGACATCGCAAATGATATCGGTATGCATGAATCCACCGTCAGCCGTGTAACGACTGCGAAGTATGTTCATACACCGCAAGGTATCTACGAACTTAAATACTTCTTCAATTCCGGCATTAGTTCATCGGATGGTGATGCGCTTGCGAGCGAATCAGTGAAATTGAAAATCAAAGATCTGGTTGCTAAAGAAGATCCAAAGAATCCATTGTCTGACCAAAAGATCGTGGAGATGCTCAAAGTCGAAGGCATTCAAATCGCCCGCCGGACAGTGGCAAAATATCGCGATATGCTGAAGATCTTACCTTCGAGCCAACGTAAAAAATTCTTCTAG
- the lptB gene encoding LPS export ABC transporter ATP-binding protein, protein MSYLQIKEISKAYKKRQVVDGASFSVESGQVVGLLGPNGAGKTTSFYMVVGLVKPDSGLIELDAQDISKEPMYRRARIGLSYLAQEPSIFRKLTVSDNIIVALEAHGYSGAQRAEKLEALLSDFRITHIRDSYGYALSGGERRRVEIARALAGSPKFLLLDEPFAGIDPIAVNDIQSIIRELKAKGIGVLITDHNVRETLGICDYAYILKDGKIQVSGSTDEIANSELARKFYLGENFRL, encoded by the coding sequence GTGAGCTACTTACAGATTAAAGAAATCTCAAAAGCATACAAAAAACGCCAAGTGGTGGATGGAGCCTCTTTTTCTGTAGAGTCCGGTCAAGTCGTCGGCTTGCTCGGACCCAACGGTGCCGGTAAAACGACATCGTTCTATATGGTGGTGGGACTCGTGAAGCCGGATTCGGGCCTTATCGAGCTTGATGCCCAGGATATTTCCAAAGAGCCCATGTACCGTCGTGCTCGTATTGGTTTGAGCTATCTCGCTCAGGAGCCAAGTATTTTCCGTAAGCTGACAGTAAGCGATAATATTATCGTGGCACTTGAAGCTCACGGTTACAGTGGAGCTCAGCGCGCCGAGAAGCTTGAGGCGTTGCTCTCTGACTTCCGCATTACTCATATCCGCGACAGTTACGGTTATGCTCTTTCCGGGGGAGAGCGACGCCGTGTCGAGATCGCCCGAGCCCTCGCAGGATCACCGAAATTCTTGCTCCTCGACGAGCCTTTCGCCGGGATTGACCCGATTGCCGTCAATGATATCCAGAGTATTATTCGCGAACTTAAGGCCAAAGGTATAGGAGTTTTGATTACAGATCATAACGTGCGTGAGACTCTGGGCATTTGCGATTATGCTTATATATTGAAAGACGGTAAAATTCAGGTCAGCGGAAGCACCGATGAAATCGCTAATTCCGAACTGGCCCGCAAATTCTACCTCGGCGAAAACTTCAGACTTTAG
- the lptC gene encoding LPS export ABC transporter periplasmic protein LptC — translation MNLKNTLFVILLVALFVEVLVIFPNRLEHKKDDAPIELTRDENAEDKDKDKNKEPDKSKIVSASQKAKGVHLVETQLGSRDWELFSETAEGDQASSWELRNVRVLFYNKEKLSFTVTGDRGSIDGKSKDLHIRGNVVTKSENGYIFKTPSIFYNAKKRQIQSPEKVNMQGPKDEMGDGFVLDGVNMLVLVDENRMTMTQNVRGSKKFKDGKEFFIVSDKADFSGQSRQAKFTGNVEVKYDNLRMQGPAAIFQYKGKTDLINYIQMQGGVRVNDMDKVATAETVNLDLFKNIFTFRGKPKVIQNNDELSGEEIIFLDGGKKVKVEKVRARLEKKD, via the coding sequence ATGAACCTCAAAAATACATTATTCGTTATTCTCCTCGTCGCTCTCTTCGTTGAAGTTCTAGTTATTTTCCCTAACAGACTCGAACATAAAAAAGACGATGCTCCTATCGAGCTGACCCGCGATGAAAACGCGGAAGATAAAGACAAAGATAAAAATAAAGAACCTGATAAGAGCAAGATTGTTTCGGCGTCGCAAAAGGCGAAGGGCGTTCATCTTGTTGAAACTCAGCTTGGCAGCCGTGACTGGGAGCTTTTTTCGGAGACCGCTGAAGGCGATCAGGCCTCGAGCTGGGAGCTTCGCAATGTGCGGGTCCTTTTCTATAATAAAGAAAAGCTGAGCTTTACAGTGACGGGGGACCGCGGTTCGATTGATGGAAAGTCGAAAGATTTGCATATCCGCGGCAATGTTGTGACTAAATCTGAAAATGGCTACATTTTTAAAACCCCATCAATTTTCTACAATGCCAAGAAGCGCCAGATTCAAAGCCCAGAGAAAGTGAATATGCAGGGACCGAAGGATGAGATGGGCGACGGTTTCGTGTTGGATGGCGTGAATATGCTCGTTTTAGTCGACGAAAATCGTATGACGATGACTCAAAATGTTCGCGGCTCAAAGAAGTTCAAAGATGGTAAAGAGTTCTTTATTGTGAGTGACAAAGCGGATTTCTCGGGACAATCCCGCCAGGCGAAGTTTACCGGAAATGTCGAGGTAAAATACGATAACTTGCGTATGCAAGGTCCAGCCGCGATTTTCCAGTACAAAGGCAAAACAGATTTGATCAACTATATTCAGATGCAGGGTGGCGTTCGCGTTAATGACATGGACAAAGTGGCGACCGCCGAGACGGTGAATTTGGACCTTTTTAAGAATATTTTTACTTTCCGCGGAAAACCGAAGGTCATACAAAACAACGATGAGCTCTCTGGCGAGGAAATCATCTTTCTTGATGGCGGAAAAAAGGTTAAAGTAGAGAAAGTGCGAGCAAGACTCGAAAAGAAAGATTAG
- a CDS encoding biopolymer transporter ExbD → MAIFRPGERHRYHNILKKQRGKRGVTALLSLTAMVDMFTVLVIFLLQNYNSTGEILYIPKEVVLPKAAIVKELKPSIVVTVSNKEVLIDKTRVATFDEVKGNEEWMIKNLYEPLKVALDKKKAEYETGLKNKVKTAVDNARGQEEEDQNAWRKVTIQSDKDVDFLTVKKVMFTVTEAGAGEINFAVMKRSNEQTSN, encoded by the coding sequence ATGGCGATTTTTAGACCTGGTGAGAGACACCGCTATCATAATATTTTGAAGAAGCAACGGGGCAAGCGTGGCGTAACTGCTTTGCTCTCCCTGACTGCCATGGTGGATATGTTCACGGTTCTCGTGATCTTTCTTCTGCAAAACTACAACTCTACGGGTGAGATCCTTTACATCCCTAAAGAAGTGGTTCTGCCGAAGGCTGCCATCGTAAAAGAGTTGAAGCCGTCGATCGTTGTGACGGTTTCGAATAAAGAAGTTCTTATCGATAAGACGCGCGTTGCTACTTTTGACGAAGTCAAAGGCAACGAAGAGTGGATGATCAAGAACCTTTATGAACCTCTCAAGGTTGCCTTGGATAAAAAGAAGGCAGAATATGAGACCGGCCTGAAGAACAAAGTTAAAACAGCGGTCGACAATGCTCGTGGTCAAGAAGAAGAAGACCAAAACGCGTGGAGAAAAGTCACAATTCAAAGTGATAAAGACGTGGACTTCTTGACGGTGAAAAAGGTCATGTTTACAGTGACTGAAGCTGGCGCTGGTGAGATTAACTTCGCCGTAATGAAGCGCTCTAACGAGCAGACCTCGAATTAG
- a CDS encoding biopolymer transporter ExbD: MAHVEEGGKKKGRAKNVELNLVPVIDLMSVLITFLLITAVWTQVNMMQIGSSLYGKQLDDKKPTPPPKSDVVLKIDIKETGYVLTVGKQVISLPVKGGEFDDAGLMAQLQRVKQLYPEKTDAVVTMADDLPYEQLIRGMDDCLQSGFPAISVATGAPI; the protein is encoded by the coding sequence ATGGCACATGTAGAAGAGGGTGGTAAAAAGAAAGGTCGCGCGAAGAACGTAGAGTTGAATCTCGTTCCCGTGATCGACTTGATGTCCGTGTTGATCACGTTCCTTTTGATCACCGCCGTATGGACGCAGGTCAATATGATGCAAATCGGTAGCTCTCTCTACGGAAAGCAGCTCGATGATAAGAAGCCAACTCCGCCACCAAAATCGGATGTGGTTTTGAAAATCGATATTAAAGAGACCGGTTATGTTCTGACTGTCGGTAAACAGGTAATCAGTTTGCCTGTTAAAGGCGGTGAGTTCGATGACGCTGGTTTGATGGCTCAGTTACAAAGAGTGAAGCAGCTTTATCCAGAGAAAACGGATGCAGTTGTAACAATGGCTGACGACTTGCCATACGAACAACTTATCCGCGGAATGGATGACTGCTTGCAGTCTGGATTCCCTGCGATCTCAGTGGCGACAGGAGCGCCGATTTAA
- a CDS encoding MotA/TolQ/ExbB proton channel family protein, protein MNFIQRAFTEGGFVMYVIALIAIISIFLIVERVMKFKALAVDKKDFTDQIFRMVVSGDLRQAISFCDARPAPLTNTVKAGLVQAMNKRPDEEIQVAMDAAVMREMPKVEGWTSFLAVFGNIAVLAGLLGTIIGMIGSFRAVSAADPATKAQKLSEGISHALNCTAFGLSVAILAIITYGLFQHQIQKTENEVVETSMSLLNLVVANRDKIKD, encoded by the coding sequence ATGAACTTCATCCAAAGAGCCTTCACTGAAGGTGGATTTGTGATGTACGTGATCGCGTTGATCGCGATCATCTCGATCTTCTTGATCGTTGAGCGCGTAATGAAATTCAAAGCGCTTGCGGTTGATAAGAAAGACTTTACGGATCAAATCTTCCGTATGGTTGTGAGCGGTGACCTTCGCCAGGCGATTTCGTTCTGCGATGCTCGTCCAGCTCCTTTGACGAACACTGTAAAAGCCGGTCTTGTTCAAGCTATGAACAAACGCCCAGATGAAGAAATTCAAGTGGCGATGGATGCGGCAGTCATGAGAGAAATGCCAAAAGTAGAAGGTTGGACTTCTTTCTTGGCGGTATTCGGTAACATCGCCGTACTCGCGGGTCTTTTGGGTACGATCATCGGTATGATCGGTTCCTTCCGTGCGGTATCTGCAGCCGATCCAGCAACTAAAGCTCAAAAGCTCTCTGAAGGTATCTCGCATGCCTTGAATTGTACGGCTTTTGGTCTTTCAGTAGCGATCTTGGCGATCATTACTTACGGTTTGTTCCAGCACCAAATTCAAAAGACAGAAAATGAAGTTGTAGAAACTAGCATGAGTCTTTTGAACCTTGTAGTAGCTAACAGAGACAAAATTAAAGACTAA
- a CDS encoding AgmX/PglI C-terminal domain-containing protein encodes MKSPVILRVFKGTQLIEVKQFDLDQIVIGRNADVGLNLEADEVSPIHCLIEMRDAGYYVCDLGSTTGTFKNGQSILDEALTSGDEIGIGPFKINFFVGIPKPKAAPPGKVEAPAAPAPTPVAPAAAVIPEAPKHEEPAVVVAPPPTSAQPISIPDAAPKSVAPSIPAATPVFETPKAEVKHEPIAVVREEQKPRIATTPVVGPAKVETRAPGKGSKFRKEKNRKTYAPVSEIKDLRDHLRPGKGNVVEVIVSWRERVLTTYHYRTPGIVRLGPGDQYEINMPDGVCPTGWPLVEVGPETRVAATSEMNVEVITKAGKKGVDELMRSGKAQRTGNSVTMKLDQEEVFFIGLPYSDLQLYVRFVPQPPVIPVPPWFLSSSELTGMVMSLILVALLALYVYATSPSMMEEEKKEEIVAQVIFDKPKPTPPPIKVVEEKPIETPTPAPPKPTPTPKKVVMADKQQEVVNKAKKPDPAQASKNSKAGAASEVAPKPNSQNKPKIYTSVHQQGGAVKQGATESANAQSKNKDVSKVGMFAALGGGGIRKNLDKAYSGAGEILGTAASATGTAGSNSDRAGDDIGGKFKDTGAGGKGTATVGIAGVGTKGRGTGYGTGDGLGDKNSVAIEPGGAEEDFVGTIDREAVRRVIRAGLREIRGCYERELNKLNKTQRLEGKVVIGWTIADHGRALNAKVVSSSLNNRAVENCVRDRLSTWRFPDPPAGTVAEVNYPFYFRAEN; translated from the coding sequence TTGAAATCTCCTGTCATACTTAGAGTTTTTAAAGGTACTCAACTGATCGAAGTGAAGCAGTTCGATCTGGATCAAATCGTGATCGGCCGTAACGCCGATGTCGGTTTGAATCTGGAAGCCGATGAGGTTTCACCGATTCACTGTTTGATTGAAATGAGAGATGCCGGCTACTACGTCTGCGATCTTGGCTCAACCACAGGAACTTTCAAGAACGGCCAATCGATTCTTGATGAAGCGCTGACTTCCGGTGATGAAATCGGAATCGGGCCATTCAAAATTAATTTCTTTGTAGGTATTCCTAAGCCAAAAGCGGCACCTCCAGGAAAAGTCGAAGCTCCAGCAGCGCCGGCTCCAACTCCTGTTGCTCCGGCAGCAGCAGTGATTCCAGAGGCTCCGAAGCATGAAGAACCTGCGGTTGTAGTAGCTCCTCCGCCGACTTCGGCTCAGCCGATTTCGATTCCGGATGCAGCGCCTAAGAGTGTCGCTCCGAGCATTCCGGCTGCAACTCCGGTTTTTGAAACGCCAAAAGCAGAAGTGAAGCATGAGCCGATTGCCGTCGTAAGAGAGGAGCAGAAACCTCGTATTGCAACGACTCCGGTTGTTGGTCCTGCGAAGGTTGAGACTCGTGCTCCAGGCAAAGGTTCTAAATTTAGAAAAGAAAAGAATAGAAAAACATATGCTCCTGTCAGCGAGATCAAAGATCTTCGTGATCATCTTCGCCCAGGTAAAGGGAATGTCGTAGAGGTTATTGTCAGCTGGCGCGAGCGCGTCTTGACGACTTACCACTATCGCACTCCAGGCATCGTGCGTTTAGGCCCGGGCGATCAGTACGAAATCAACATGCCAGATGGTGTTTGCCCAACTGGTTGGCCGCTTGTAGAGGTTGGCCCAGAAACTCGCGTTGCTGCGACTTCTGAAATGAATGTTGAAGTCATCACTAAGGCCGGCAAAAAAGGTGTCGATGAACTCATGCGTTCGGGGAAAGCTCAACGCACGGGTAATTCTGTCACTATGAAACTTGATCAAGAAGAAGTCTTCTTCATCGGTTTGCCATACAGTGATTTGCAACTATATGTTCGCTTCGTACCTCAGCCTCCAGTAATTCCAGTTCCGCCTTGGTTCCTCAGCAGTTCCGAGCTGACTGGTATGGTGATGTCTTTGATTCTTGTGGCATTGCTCGCGTTGTATGTTTACGCAACATCGCCTTCAATGATGGAAGAAGAGAAGAAGGAAGAGATCGTCGCGCAAGTTATCTTCGATAAGCCAAAACCAACTCCACCGCCAATTAAAGTGGTTGAGGAAAAGCCTATCGAAACGCCAACTCCAGCGCCTCCGAAGCCAACGCCGACTCCTAAAAAAGTCGTGATGGCTGACAAGCAGCAGGAAGTGGTGAACAAGGCGAAGAAGCCGGATCCAGCTCAAGCGTCTAAAAACTCTAAAGCTGGTGCAGCTTCCGAAGTTGCTCCGAAGCCGAACTCGCAAAACAAACCTAAGATCTACACTTCCGTTCACCAACAAGGTGGCGCGGTTAAGCAAGGTGCTACTGAGTCTGCAAATGCGCAAAGCAAAAACAAAGACGTCAGTAAAGTGGGTATGTTCGCGGCCCTCGGTGGTGGCGGTATCAGAAAGAATCTTGATAAAGCATATTCTGGTGCGGGTGAAATCCTCGGTACGGCTGCAAGTGCAACAGGTACTGCAGGTTCCAACTCAGACCGTGCGGGTGATGATATCGGCGGTAAGTTCAAAGATACAGGTGCCGGTGGTAAGGGAACTGCCACTGTGGGTATCGCCGGTGTCGGAACAAAAGGCCGTGGAACTGGTTACGGAACGGGTGATGGTCTCGGAGATAAAAACTCTGTGGCGATTGAGCCTGGTGGTGCCGAAGAAGACTTCGTAGGTACTATCGACCGTGAAGCCGTTCGCCGTGTGATCCGTGCAGGTCTTCGTGAGATCCGCGGTTGTTACGAGCGTGAGTTGAATAAGTTGAACAAGACACAACGTCTTGAGGGTAAGGTGGTTATCGGTTGGACGATTGCAGATCATGGACGCGCTTTGAATGCCAAAGTTGTGAGTTCATCTCTGAACAATCGTGCGGTTGAAAACTGCGTAAGAGATCGTCTGTCTACATGGAGATTCCCGGATCCGCCGGCGGGCACAGTGGCAGAAGTTAACTACCCATTCTACTTTAGAGCAGAAAATTAA